Within Gilvibacter sp. SZ-19, the genomic segment CCGTCTAACATTCCAGAAACTACCAATTGATCACGCGTGTAAACACGTTTGTCACGGTCGTCGTTGTCGTAGATAAGCAGTGGTTTTGCTTCGTAATTTGTTGGAGTAAATAAGGCCTTTTGATATAATAAGGCCACATCGATCCCACGGCGGTCTGGCGAATCGAACTGAATGATCCCGTAGTCATAAGGCAACAATTCCGGCTGATTGACCAAGTCTTCTAAGACTTTGCGGTTCTCTGTTTCTGCCACTCCAATTAGCGCTGGCGCTGTACCCGTTACATCGCGGCCCACATCGGCAATAACCTTGGCCATATTGGCAAGCTTTGCTGCGTAGATCTCTTCGGTCCAGTGATCGCGTCCTTCAGGAGTTCTGTCGTCGTCAAATGTGATGGGATCATCTTCGGTATCGAAGAGGTTCTCTACATTGTAAAAAGCAATGGCGTTTACTTTATAGGATTTTTGTCCTTGCGCAAAAACTGCTGTTGAAATCAAGCATAGAAGGCCAAAAACAAGAGATCTGATATTCATATCAAGCTGCAATATTATATTTATGTAAATGGGTAAACAAAACCTGGGCCAAAAGTAGTTATTCTCTGTAAAAGACGTAGTTTTGTGGGCCATTAATTAACTATTTAATAATCGAACTTATTCAAGCTTTTTCTACATTCAAAAGAAAGACAGAATAAGTTCATCAATTCAACTACTAAACAGCATGAAGAAATTCTTTGCCAGCTTGTTTCTTGTTTTGATCTGCGGATTCGCTACAGCTCAAACACAGGTTACAGGTGTTGTTGTTGATACCGATTCCAGTGAGCCTATCAATGAGGTTCGGGTTCTTATCAAAGGAACTACTCTGGGAGATCTGACCGATGCATCGGGAAGTTTTGCGATCAACGATCCGGAACTCCCACTAGGTGAACAGGTCTTGGTGGTATCTAAAACAGGGTACATTACCCAGCAATTGCCTATTACTATCCAAAGTGGGCAAACCGTAAACATCGATCGTATTTTAATGGAGATTGACCTTACCGAGGTCGAAGCTCAGATTGGGATCATCAGTCTTTCTGACAACCAATTGGACGATGAAAGCAGCTCTGCTTACAACATCTCCGGGCTTTTGCAAGCTTCTAACGACGTGTTTTTGAACGCAGCAGCCTTTGATTTCAGTGCTACTTTCTTTAGACCACGCGGTTATGACAACGCGAACGGAAAGGTACTGATCAACGGTATTGAAATGAATAAACAATTCAACGGTCGCCCGCAGTGGTCAAACTGGGGAGGTCTTAACGACGCTCAGCGCAACCGTGAATTTACCATGGGAATCAAAGCCAATGAATACCAATTTGGTGATTTGGCTGGGGTTAACAATATTGTGATGCGCGCCAGTCAGTACAGACAAGGTGGTCGTGTATCTTATGCCATGGCCAACAGATCTTATGCAGGTCGTGTAATGGGCTCATACAACAGTGGTGTGAACCAGAACGGATGGGCATACAGCATTTTGTTGTCTCGTAGATTTGGTGATGAAGGATACATTCACGGTACTCTATACGATGCCAATTCCTTTTTTGCATCCGTAGAGAAAAAGATCAACGACAACCACAGTTTGAACTTCTCTGCTTTGTATACGCCAAACCGCAGAGGACGTTCGGCTCCATTGACCCAAGAGATCCGCGATCTGAAAGGGATCCGTTACAACCCGAACTGGGGTGATTTGAACGGAGAGCGTCGCAACAGTCGCGAGCGCGAGATCGAAGAGCCGGTGATCATGTTGAACCACTACTGGAACATAGGTGAGAATACCACCTTGAACACTAACCTTGCTTATCAGTTCGGAAAGATCGGGAACACTCGAATCGACAACGGAGGTACACGTTTGGTTGAGTTCAATGGGCAAGAAGCGTATTTAGGTGGTGCTCGTAACCCGAACGCAGATTACTACCAAAACCTACCGAGTTTCTTTTTACAAGATGCTAGTCCTACCGCTCAAGACTTTCAAAATGCCTTTTTGGCCCGTCAGAGTTTTGTGAACGGAGGTCAACTGGACTGGGTAGCCTTGTATCGCGCTAACGAGATCTCTGTAGCCAACGGTGGAAACGCTATTTATGTGTTGCAAGAAGATCGCACAGACGATACACAGTTTACCGCCAACACTATTTTGAGCACGCAGCTTACAGAGAATATCACTTTGAACGGATCTTTGAACTACAGAAACTTAAAGAGTGAGAACTTTGCTGCAGTAAAAGACCTTTTAGGTGCTAATGGGTATTTAGATGTAGACTTCTTTGCCGGAGACGATTCTAACACAGACATTGGCTTAAGAGCGCAGTCAGACTTGAGAAATCCAAACCGTTTGGCAGGTCTTGGAGATCGTTATAAGTACAACTATGAGATCAACGCCGATGTGA encodes:
- a CDS encoding endonuclease; amino-acid sequence: MNIRSLVFGLLCLISTAVFAQGQKSYKVNAIAFYNVENLFDTEDDPITFDDDRTPEGRDHWTEEIYAAKLANMAKVIADVGRDVTGTAPALIGVAETENRKVLEDLVNQPELLPYDYGIIQFDSPDRRGIDVALLYQKALFTPTNYEAKPLLIYDNDDRDKRVYTRDQLVVSGMLDGDLIHVIVNHWPSRSGGEARSRYKRVQAAELNKSIIDSLHSADPYAKIITMGDLNDDPTNKSVKKTLGAKADKDKVGPKELYNPMEAMFKKGLGTLAYRDGWNLFDQIILSDALLEEDYSSYRYYKAEIYNKAYLSNPRGRYKGYPYRSFANGGFTGGYSDHFPVLVYLIKEID
- a CDS encoding carboxypeptidase-like regulatory domain-containing protein, giving the protein MKKFFASLFLVLICGFATAQTQVTGVVVDTDSSEPINEVRVLIKGTTLGDLTDASGSFAINDPELPLGEQVLVVSKTGYITQQLPITIQSGQTVNIDRILMEIDLTEVEAQIGIISLSDNQLDDESSSAYNISGLLQASNDVFLNAAAFDFSATFFRPRGYDNANGKVLINGIEMNKQFNGRPQWSNWGGLNDAQRNREFTMGIKANEYQFGDLAGVNNIVMRASQYRQGGRVSYAMANRSYAGRVMGSYNSGVNQNGWAYSILLSRRFGDEGYIHGTLYDANSFFASVEKKINDNHSLNFSALYTPNRRGRSAPLTQEIRDLKGIRYNPNWGDLNGERRNSREREIEEPVIMLNHYWNIGENTTLNTNLAYQFGKIGNTRIDNGGTRLVEFNGQEAYLGGARNPNADYYQNLPSFFLQDASPTAQDFQNAFLARQSFVNGGQLDWVALYRANEISVANGGNAIYVLQEDRTDDTQFTANTILSTQLTENITLNGSLNYRNLKSENFAAVKDLLGANGYLDVDFFAGDDSNTDIGLRAQSDLRNPNRLAGLGDRYKYNYEINADVITGFAQAQFKYNKVDFFVGANIGSTSYQRTGLFENGNYPGASSFGDSEKVNFSTYGIKGGMTYKVTGRHLIDLNGAYFTNAPSIRNTFANARQNNIVSAGIEEVKIQTADLSYIYRSPIVKGRITGFYTQVQDGSDIGFFFTENQFGATSSAFTQEVTTGIDQRHLGVEMGVEAQLTPTIKVKAAASVGQYIFTNNPNVSYYSDDFIDPNTGLPSLEPFTIGDGTAKLKNYHVAGGPERAYQIGFEYRDPDFWWVGLTTNYFSNAYVDASTLRRTDAFTQDVDGLTFNDYDPEVARGLLQQEQLDDYFLVNVVGGKSWKIGDYFVGFFATINNVLDQQYVTGGFEQSRLANYRDVLDDQNNTGGPVFGNRYFFGNGTTYYVNLYLRF